Proteins found in one Candidatus Methylomirabilota bacterium genomic segment:
- a CDS encoding molybdopterin cofactor-binding domain-containing protein, translating into MALSRRRFLGAGLAAGGALVVGFPWSPRPAAQTVPNADRFLGKSLAPDAVDSYLAVHGDGSVTIFVGKVDLGTGHRIAMRQITGDELGVSPDRIAMIEGDSALTPNQGATGGSYGVARGGMQLRQAAATARQALIALAASRLARPEADLDTADGAVSVRNGGASVGFADLIGGKTFNLKLDPKAPYRTSDRFRYIGASLPRPDVPEKATGTHHYLQDLTLPGMLHARVIRPPAAGAALAAVDESSLAGVPGARVARIQSFLAVLAEREWDAVRGARALKATWSPASGTSPSGLGEQSALYDSMKTGRVVRDQEVARRGDLSALDAPPAGTRTLAGEYRWPFQTHGSMGPSCGVADVRADGATIWSSSQGTHNLAATCARVLGLERNRVRVIYLDGAGSYGPNGADDAAMEAALLSRAVSRPVRVQWTREEEHALDPKGPAQLLQLRAAVDADGQITAWETQAWLPVATANLPHVPFLSLDAAGIPQTPGRSTGLIYQNIDPPYTVGSLNAVVHWLADAPLRTSAFRAPGKVANTFAVESFTDEVAALARQDAVDFRLRRLTNARAAEVLRRCAAKMGWQPRPSPRPIDRTAQVLTGRGIAFVHYKHEETIVAIGMEVAVERASGAVRVTRAVCAQDCGLMINPGCVQAQLEGNIIQTLSRTLHEEVTFDRQRVTSVDWASYPILRFPEVPTLEFDLIQRLDQPPLGVGEAASTPVPAALGNAIFDATGVRLRTVPFRTEHVKAALAGA; encoded by the coding sequence ATGGCCCTCTCACGCCGACGCTTCCTGGGCGCGGGCCTCGCCGCGGGCGGCGCCCTCGTCGTGGGCTTTCCGTGGTCGCCTCGCCCCGCGGCCCAGACGGTGCCCAACGCCGATCGTTTCCTCGGTAAGTCGCTGGCGCCCGATGCGGTGGATTCCTACCTCGCCGTCCACGGAGACGGCTCCGTCACGATCTTCGTGGGCAAGGTGGACCTCGGCACCGGCCATCGCATCGCCATGCGCCAGATCACGGGCGACGAGCTGGGCGTGTCACCCGACCGCATCGCGATGATCGAGGGCGACAGCGCGCTCACGCCCAATCAGGGCGCCACCGGCGGCAGCTACGGCGTCGCGCGCGGCGGCATGCAGCTCCGCCAGGCGGCGGCGACGGCGCGCCAGGCGTTGATCGCGCTGGCCGCCTCGCGGCTCGCGCGCCCGGAGGCGGATCTCGACACCGCCGACGGCGCCGTGAGCGTACGAAACGGCGGCGCCAGCGTGGGCTTCGCCGACCTGATCGGCGGCAAGACCTTCAACCTCAAGCTCGATCCCAAGGCGCCCTATCGGACCTCGGACCGCTTCCGCTACATCGGGGCCTCGCTGCCGCGGCCCGACGTCCCCGAGAAGGCCACGGGCACCCATCACTACCTTCAGGATCTGACGCTGCCCGGCATGCTGCACGCGCGCGTGATCCGGCCGCCCGCGGCCGGCGCCGCCCTCGCGGCGGTGGACGAGAGCTCCCTCGCCGGCGTGCCCGGCGCGCGCGTGGCGCGCATCCAGAGCTTTCTCGCCGTGCTGGCCGAGCGCGAGTGGGATGCGGTCCGGGGCGCCCGCGCCCTCAAGGCGACGTGGTCGCCCGCCAGCGGCACGAGCCCGTCGGGGCTCGGCGAGCAGTCCGCCCTCTACGACTCGATGAAGACGGGGCGCGTGGTGCGCGACCAGGAGGTCGCCAGGCGTGGCGATCTCTCCGCCCTCGACGCGCCTCCGGCGGGCACGCGCACGCTGGCGGGCGAGTATCGCTGGCCCTTCCAGACCCACGGCTCGATGGGGCCCTCGTGCGGTGTCGCCGACGTGCGCGCTGATGGCGCCACGATCTGGAGCTCGTCCCAGGGCACCCACAACCTCGCCGCCACCTGCGCGCGCGTTCTTGGCCTCGAGCGGAACCGCGTGCGGGTGATCTATCTCGACGGCGCGGGCTCGTACGGGCCCAACGGCGCGGACGACGCGGCGATGGAGGCCGCCCTCCTCTCGCGTGCGGTCAGCCGGCCGGTGCGCGTGCAGTGGACGCGCGAGGAGGAGCACGCCCTGGACCCGAAGGGCCCGGCCCAGCTCCTCCAGCTCCGCGCCGCGGTAGACGCGGACGGGCAGATCACCGCCTGGGAGACCCAGGCCTGGCTCCCCGTGGCCACCGCCAATCTGCCGCACGTGCCCTTCCTGTCGCTCGACGCGGCGGGCATTCCGCAGACGCCGGGACGATCCACGGGCCTGATCTACCAGAACATCGACCCGCCCTACACCGTCGGCAGCCTCAACGCGGTGGTGCACTGGCTGGCCGACGCGCCGCTGCGCACCTCGGCCTTCCGCGCGCCCGGCAAGGTCGCCAACACCTTCGCGGTGGAATCGTTCACCGACGAGGTCGCCGCGCTCGCGCGGCAGGACGCCGTCGACTTCCGGCTCCGGCGGCTGACCAACGCGCGCGCCGCCGAGGTGCTGCGTCGCTGCGCCGCCAAGATGGGCTGGCAGCCGCGGCCCTCGCCGCGGCCCATCGATCGGACGGCGCAGGTCCTCACCGGGCGCGGCATCGCGTTCGTGCACTACAAGCACGAGGAGACCATCGTGGCGATCGGGATGGAAGTGGCGGTGGAGCGCGCCAGCGGCGCGGTGCGGGTCACCCGCGCCGTCTGCGCGCAGGACTGCGGGCTCATGATCAATCCCGGATGCGTGCAGGCGCAGCTCGAGGGCAACATCATCCAGACGCTGTCGCGCACGCTGCACGAGGAGGTCACCTTCGACCGGCAGCGCGTCACCTCGGTGGACTGGGCGTCGTACCCGATCCTCCGCTTCCCCGAGGTGCCGACGCTCGAGTTCGACCTGATCCAGCGCCTCGACCAGCCGCCGCTGGGCGTGGGTGAGGCGGCCTCGACGCCGGTGCCGGCCGCGCTCGGCAACGCGATCTTCGACGCCACCGGCGTGCGCCTGCGCACGGTCCCCTTCCGAACCGAGCACGTGAAGGCGGCGCTCGCCGGCGCTTGA